In Engraulis encrasicolus isolate BLACKSEA-1 unplaced genomic scaffold, IST_EnEncr_1.0 scaffold_614_np1212, whole genome shotgun sequence, the following proteins share a genomic window:
- the LOC134444591 gene encoding uncharacterized protein LOC134444591: WCGVVWCGVVWCVVVWCDVMWCGVVWCGVVWCGVVWCVCSVVWCGVVWCGVVWCGAVRCGVVWCGVVRCGVVWCCVLWCGVVWCSVVWSVVVWCGVVWCGVMWCGVVFCGVVWCGVYSVWSGVVWCGVVWHGVVRCGVVWCGVVWCGVMWCGVVWCGVVWCGVWCGVVWCGVVWCGVVWCGVVWSGVVWCGVLWCGVVWCGVVWCVLVWCFVV, translated from the exons tggtgtggtgtggtgtggtgtggtgtggtgtggtgtgtagtggtgtggtgtgatgtgatgtggtgtggtgtggtgtggtgtggtgtggtgtggtgtggtgtggtgtggtgtgtatgtagtgtggtgtggtgtggtgtggtgtggtgtggtgtggtgtggtgtggtgcggtgcggtgtggtgtggtgtggtgtggtgtggtgcggtgtggtgtggtgtggtgctgtgtgctgtggtgtggtgtggtgtggtgtagtgtagtgtggagtgttgtggtgtggtgtggagtggtgtggtgtggtgtgatgtggtgtggtgtggtgttttgtggtgtggtgtggtgtggtgtgtattcggtgtggagtggtgtggtgtggtgtggcgtggtgtggcatggagtggtgagatgtggtgtggtgtggtgcggtgtggtctggtgtggtgtg atgtggtgtggtgtggtgtggtgtggtgtggtgtggtgtggtgtg tggtgtggagtggtgtggtgtggtgtggtgtggtgtggtgtggtgtggtgtggtgtggtgtggagtggtgtggtgtggtgtggtgtgttgtggtgtggtgtggtgtggtgtggtgtggtgtggtgtgttttggtgtggtgttttgtggtg